The following coding sequences lie in one Rutidosis leptorrhynchoides isolate AG116_Rl617_1_P2 chromosome 6, CSIRO_AGI_Rlap_v1, whole genome shotgun sequence genomic window:
- the LOC139852125 gene encoding farnesyl diphosphate synthase 2-like yields MSTDLKSKFLEVYHTLKSELIHDPSFEFDDNSRQWVDRMLDYNVPGGKLNRGLSVVDSYKLLKGEELTDDEVFLACALGWCIEWLQAYFLVLDDIMDESHTRRGQPCWYKIPKVGMIAVNDGVVLRNHIPRVLKKHFRLKPYYVDLVDLFNEVEFQTASGQMIDLITTLVGEKDLSKYSLSTHRRIVQYKTAYYSFYLPVACALLMFGENLDDHVQVKDVLVEMGSYFQVQDDYLDCFGAPEVIGKIGTDIEDFKCSWLVVKALELANEEQKKFLHENYGRKDPVTVAKVKELYHSLNLQAAFEDYENTSHAKLIKSIEAHPSKQVQAVLKSFLGKIYKRQK; encoded by the exons ATGAGCACCGATCTCAAGTCCAAATTCCTGGAAGTTTATCACACTCTCAAATCCGAACTTATTCATGATCCTTCATTCGAGTTCGACGACAACTCTCGTCAGTGGGTTGACCGT ATGCTTGACTACAATGTACCTGGAG GGAAGTTGAACCGAGGCCTTTCTGTTGTGGACAGTTACAAATTGCTTAAAGGAGAAGAACTAACAGATGATGAAGTTTTTCTTGCATGTGCTCTTGGTTGGTGCATTGAATGg CTGCAAGCATATTTTCTTGTACTTGATGATATAATGGACGAGTCTCATACGCGCAGAGGCCAACCCTGCTGGTACAAAATTCCCAAG GTTGGTATGATTGCTGTAAACGATGGAGTTGTTCTTCGCAACCATATTCCTAGAGTTCTAAAGAAACATTTCAGACTAAAGCCATATTATGTCGATTTAGTTGACCTTTTTAATGAG GTAGAGTTCCAAACAGCTTCTGGACAGATGATAGATTTGATCACTACACTTGTTGGCGAGAAAGATCTCTCGAAATATTCTTTGTCTAC TCATCGTCGAATTGTGCAGTACAAAACTGCTTATTACTCGTTTTATCTTCCA GTTGCGTGCGCACTACTTATGTTCGGAGAGAATCTAGATGATCATGTTCAAGTGAAAGATGTACTTGTTGAAATGGGTTCCTATTTCCAGGTCCAG GATGATTATCTGGATTGTTTTGGTGCTCCTGAGGTGATTGGAAAG ATTGGAACAGATATTGAAGACTTCAAGTGTTCTTGGTTGGTTGTGAAAGCATTAGAACTTGCCAATGAGGAACAAAAGAAATTTCTACAT GAGAACTATGGGAGAAAGGACCCAGTCACTGTAGCAAAAGTGAAGGAACTTTACCACTCTCTCAACCTTCAG GCTGCGTTTGAAGATTACGAGAACACGAGCCATGCGAAATTGATCAAATCAATTGAAGCTCACCCGAGCAAACAAGTACAAGCAGTGTTGAAATCTTTCTTGGGAAAAATATATAAGAGGCAAAAGTAG